In Salvia miltiorrhiza cultivar Shanhuang (shh) chromosome 4, IMPLAD_Smil_shh, whole genome shotgun sequence, the DNA window aaaaaaaaaaacaaagtgaTTTATCTATGTaaatgaaaaaggaaatgaAAGCAAATCTCTTAAATTTCGGTTACCTATATATGTGGAATCATAATCAATTACATTATTAATCCCACTAcgatttttaattaaactaaaatcaTAAATAAAGAAATCAAATCCTAACCGcacattaataaaaataaatggctaagattaggttcctagttctcattttaacacatatttttattagaacatcttcctatatatatatatatatatatatatatatatatatatatagatatagataatagatttagagagagagagagaaagagaaaataagaaGAATGCTATATATTTAGATAATGGAGAATGTGTGCGAATAAGTCgaataaattgaataaattaaaattttatatgaaaatatatttttacttgAGTTTAAATTCTGAAAAAATGAGATTTttattatatacatatacacgTGCGTAATAAGGAAATTGCATTGCGAGTCAACTTACCAATAAAAATTAGGTAAGTTTAGCCGAAGGAAAGTGGTGGAATCATACGTGCTCCATATTTGCAGAAAGTGGACAATATAATTAAACTCattatttttgtcttttctcCGATGTATAAGTGGTGGAATTCCACCCTATAATGACAACTATGCCCCTTTCTACTATATGATGTGCCGAGTGCAACACTCGTTCCATTTATTCTTTCATAAtactataattaatttttcatcTAACCTACTGAAAGAAGAGGATGATAACAattttagatatataaaatGGTTTCTTATCACTTTGGTACGGTTTTCGAGCTAAGAATATTATCTCAAGCTCTTCCAAAAATTCTCTTCAAGAAAATCAGCTAAGATTATATTATCTCTAGCTCTTCTAAAATTTCTTTAGAAGAAAATCTGAGGTATAATTATGAATCAATAATTATTCCATTGTAATAAATTAGTGTCATGCATATATGACTAATCATTTTTGctcataattattgttttttatatattacaCCTCTAAACGAAAAGAGTTTTTATAtgatatacttttttttttttttttgaaaatgagTTGTTATATTATGGAAACTTATGAGTGTTAAATTTCAAAGAGCAATGTGCAAACTTGTGTCATCGACTCATCATAAAACACCTAAGAGCAAAATTGCAAATTAATTAAGAGGAGGTAGCCTGAAAACGAAAGAGGCGACGAAGGTGGCGGCCTATTGGTCGACGGGGAGCGGAGGGTGGCTACTTGAAGGGGTTCGGGTCTCTGGGGTGATTTGAGAGTGAAGGCGCACGATCGATGGTGGTTGTGGCTTCACTTGTGGcagttattaaataaaatttattaattattaaatatcaTATACAACTCaacaataataatttaaattatttttaaatatacaaTCTTACAAAAGCTATATATAAATCCTTAATTACAAATTGATCAAAGTCATTTCAAGAACATAGATACTACACATTCAACAAAACTAATACggactaataataataataattaaaaaaaaaaaaacataagacGAAATtacaacataattttttttttttgacttgggggagttggggaggaggagcagtggggtttgaaaccgagacctcactgttcacacacatgaggtcgcaccgcttggtgtccctttgggaaataataattaaaaaaaaaaaacataagatgaaattacaacataataaaaatacaaaaaaaggAGTGTTAGAAATTGTAAGGATGTGGTGGACATGATTGTACGTAGTTGCTCTTAGTAATCACCACTCTTCCCTTTAAAAATAAGTCCATATTAGATCTCTCTGAGACACACATTGGATTCAcgttctctctcacacacaatcACAGAGTGACGCATTATTAGTGATGTGTATAATATTGAATTgattaaaaatagaattaagGAGAAAAGTAGTGAAGTGAAAAAAGGTGTATATAAAGGGCGGAGTGATGGGGTTTTAGTGTTCAAACCAAACTCGACACCAAAAGCATTTACACTTCTtaacttgagagagagagagaggtgagatGTGCATGCTTCATCAGTATTAATTTACTTTCCAGAAACTGTATCCCAGCCTCTTTCACGTTCATCAATCTTCTTTCTCATTTCATTCTGTTACATTCAACAATACTCCATTTATAGAAATATTGTTTATTTCACTTGACAAATTTTATTGCTACTTTCCTAACATATTTGAAAATGTAACAAACAAATGCAATTAAACCATTCTGTATATTTTAGTTTGCATCTTATTTCTAGGTCTCTGGTATTAATTTTTTGCCTGTTATTTCCTCTCTTTTGCTAGGTGATCTGCAGCATTGATACAGCTAATTTACTGGTCTCATCAAATTCAAGTGTGAGTACATTATATGTTATCAGTTTTACTCTTATGTATAAATTAACTTTTTTTGTTAATCttgaaacaaaaatatatactccactcatttaaatacagctATAATCTAAATAAATTATAGATACATGTCATGGCGATAATTTCGTCCATTGCTTATCGTCGCTCCTAATGGAGGATGAGTAATCTGTCACGGCAGcccatattctctctctctctctctctctctctctctctctcatgcacACACacaagaaattattttaatacacGTACGAGAAAATTTTCTAGAGCAGTCCATTTCATAAAAGGGGTAATATAATGGATATATGATTGgatcatcaattaataaaatagcTTTAATTTACTTTACTTTCGACAAATCGCGCACGTacatgtgtgtgtatatatatcaCTACTCAAAAGTATTAATATATGAGTCGGTGatgctaaaatcaataaaagaAATGACTAGGTATATCTTCATTCATTATTTATCATCTGCATGTATAATTGAGTGAATTTTAGACGTTACTTTAGGCTTTATGTGATGTAGTTAGAAAGAATTGATTTCATTGGCCTGTGTTGCTGTCCACCTGTCCTTCTCAAGATATAATGTAAATCCAACGTGCATCACTACTTCTTTCATTCTCAATGTTTTAATAAAGACCTCATTCTTAAAATAGGACCCTAAGTTTTAGTGGTTTTGAAAAAAATGACTATATgttatgaaatttgaaaatagggactatagcttttattttttatatttaattacaCTCCTATTTTGGGTCATGATGTAAGTTATAGTCATcattttgatgtgttaaataggaatgtaaatgtaaaaaattgaAGCTATAGttcttattttcaaatttcgtaatATATAGGCCCCATTTTTAAATTCCGTAACACATGGTCCTCTTTTTCAAAAACACTAAAAGTTACGGTCatgttttaacaattagctcgaTTCTAAACATATATTCATGTCATGCTTCCTAATTTTAACtcctttttacaaatatttgctaaatttataaatatttgctTCATActatattaatttaatactaGGTATAGTTGATGCATGCACGACTCGGATCCTTCATAATAGCAAACACATtaattagtagtattatttaaaaaaaaaaaaaaaaaactatgtcTGTACAGAACTAAAATATGATACTTGACTATATGAAGTTAGAAAGCCCCAGATAATACCTGTTTGAATAAAGTTCGTTTGATTAAGACGCATgcatttgattaattttgatgAAACGTTTTTCAAGATAGTTCCACACCGTAGTCTTGATTCATGCAACGTCATTTTTCTTCACCACATTTGTTAACCATTTTTTGGGGAGAATAAATAATTATAGTACTATGatactatataattaattagttgtatatatgTGGCCTGTTTTCATTATCCAGGGGAGTGAGAGCCTAGGAAGGCTCTTGCATCTCCTTTCCTtaacaattaaataattcatgGAGAAATTACCTTGTCATTGCTAGCTACCTCCAATTATCACACAAATTAAGGTGGTGATCGATGTCTATATATGCTCATGCTAGGAATAATTCATATGAATTAATTGCAGTTGGAAGCTCAATGGGTGATGAGAATAATGCTGAGGTGTCAGCTGCCGGAAAGTGGAAGTTCCCGGTGTTTGTCTTCTTCCAAGATGCTAGGtttcttttgtttaattttctcatcaagctttaattaatttagcATACTATATATTGTGTTTTAATTCAATTTGGTTTGAAATGTAGGAATGTTTTGAAGAGGGATGAGCTAGGGCGGGAGATACTGCGCATCGCGTTCCCGGCGGCGCTGGCGCTGGCCGCCGATCCCATCGCATCTTTGATCGATACGGCGTTTATCGGGCACTTAGGGGCGGTGGAAATCGGAGCTGTAGGAGTTTCCATTGCTATCTTCAACCAAGCCTCCAAAGTCACCATATTCCCACTTGTTAGCATCACCACCTCATTTGTTGCTCAGGAAGATACTGTCAACAGAATCTCCGATGCTCATGACTTGGAGAAGCCGCCATCTGACAACAAcgacaacaataacaacaacaacagcagcagcaccACCAACATTGCCATCATTGATGAAAAATCCAACAACATCAACCCTCATGgtatatatattattcactatatatgttttcatagtttgtagtttttattttgatatgagtttaaTGCGTAGcctaaccctaccctatatacgtggatcggataaaatagaaattcgttttaaaatttaaattagttTTCATTTTCAGCCTTTAAATGGTGAAGATCTATACTGAATTCATCATTTTATCGAATAAATTCGTGTTCCTGggcaatttttgtttttttttaatttatcatgTTTTATGAAGAACTTATCATGTGTTCACAATTAATTTTTACGTAGGTTATATTTAAAAACAGATTTGTAACAAAACATCCTAACATTTTCAGCTTAAAACAATTAGCTCCATGTCATTATTGTACAACTTGCTTTATACCATTGTGTTTAATTTGTATAACTAATTTTCTATCGTTATATTTTGTACAACTTATTTCTTATCGTTGATAAATATAAGCAAAGATCTCTCAAATAACTAACGGGCCTTCCAACTCCATCAacaaaattattactttttcttttcttattttctatAGTGAATGTTTTTCATTTAGTTATGCccccacaccacacacacaaaatCTAAATTTTGTTGAGGGAGTTGGAAGACCCGTTAGTCATTTGGTCGATCTTACCATATTTATGAAGGATAGGAGGCTAGCTGCACAAAATATAACTACTTAGGGTGCGTTATCTTTGGtcgtaaatttatcatgagaaaatgaaggataacaaaatttcatcctttaaatccttcatttattttccctcatttcctacaaaatagaatttgactcttacttattcctcattttcactacaaatgagggataatattatccttccatttttagtgtgataatattatccctccgtTGCAGTAGTTGAATATtgattgttttgttttgttgagCAGAAGGTAAAGGAAGCAAGTGGAAGTGGGAAAGTGAGCGGCGTAACATCCCTTCAGCATCGACTGCTCTGGTCCTTGGAGTAGTGCTGGGCCTCATCCAGACCATTTTCCTTGTATTCCTTGCTAAACCACTCTTGAACTTGATGGGTGTCAAAACGGTTATTACTACCACCATATATCCCTTTTCATTACATAACTTATTGTAATAATCAAATGaaatgatgatgaaattgtggatcatatatatatatatagggatctCCAATGCTGGAACCTGCAGAGAGGTACCTCACCATAAGGTCACTTGGTGCTCCTGCAGTCCTTCTCTCTCTAGCCATGCAAGGCATCTTTCGCGGTTTCAAAGATACTAAAACTCCTCTTTATGCTATTGGTAACATTAATATtaacatttcatttttatttttaatgtgtatgtatatatcaTTCATATATGTCTTGTTTTCTGTCAACAGTTGTAGGTGACCTAACCAACATAATTTTGGACCCCATTTTCATATTTGTGTGTCGTTGGGGCGTCGCCGGTGCTGCCATTGCTCATGTCCTTTCACAGTCAGTTTCCACTCACTACCTAccatatatattaattactaCTACACTTCCAAATTAAACAtgaaatgtttaattttttatttttaggtaCTTGATCACTCTGATTCTATTTAGCAAGTTAGCAACACAGATTGTGATGTTGCCTCCAAGCATCAAAGATCTGCAGCTGAAGAGATTCCTCAAGAATGGcaagttaattaattagtcgaTACTCCTTATTCTAGAACGCGCCTTTTGACACTCCCTCGCCTGCAGGTTTCCTTTTACTAGCAAGAGTGATAGCTGTGACTATCTGTGTGACGTTGGCTGCTTCGTTGGCTGCAAGGTTCGGCCCGACTCCAATGGCTGCATTCCAGATATGCCTGCAGGTCTGGCTCACTTCTTCACTCCTTGCTGATGGCTTGGCAGTTGCTGGACAGGTTACTTACTTACTTACAATGCTTatcaaatttttatatatatttttttttgttagagtATAATCAATGCAAACCACTAATGATTTTTAGGCAATCCTTGCTTGTGCATTTGCTGAGAAAGACTATCAGAAAGCAACAGCTGCTGCAACTCGAGTGCTGCAGGTGATTTTTAACTACCACCAATTAATCTAAAGCAATGTAACAGCACATTCGTGATCCAATAAACTGCGTTTTTTGCAGATGGGATTCGTGCTTGGGCTCGGGCTTGCTGTCTTCGTTGGAGTCGGGCTGCAGTTTGGATCAGGAATATTTTCCAAGGACAAGAATGTTATTCATATGATCGCCATAGGCATCCCGGTAACTCACTCACTCAAGCTTCCTATAATCTAAATGTTAAATGCTAACTTAGGTTCGATCTTGACTGGCGTTGTATGATGATTCAGTTTGTAGCAGCAACGCAGCCTATAAACACTCTGGCATTCGTTTTCGATGGTGTCAATTTTGGAGCGTCTGACTTTGCATACTCTGCATACTCCATGGTTAACTCCATTAATTTACCATCTAAGATCAACATTTATTCATTACCAACTTTTATTTGACATATATATTCACAATTTTTCAGGTGCTTGTATCCATAGTGAGCATTGGATCATTGTTTCTTCTGTCAAAAACTAACGGTTTCATCGGTATCTGGTTCGCTTTAACCATCTACATGGGACTAAGAACATTTGCTGGGTTTTGGAGGTGAAAAAATCTGTGTTTTTTCACCAtaacttttttctcttttttctaacTAATATCCCAATTTTTGTATTTGAATGCAGGATGGGAACAGGAACAGGACCTTGGCGCTTTCTCAAGGGGAGATCGTCCTCATAGAAAATATGATCCTTCAAAtgtaataaaacaaaaaaagaaaaagaaaaaaaactatcTTTGTTCCTTCACCCGTTTTGCTTTATTTTTGTGTTTCTCATTGTTTGTTAAGGCAGTATTATCTTCGTACAACTTATCTCTGTGTCCTCTCGTCCAATTTGTCTTCTcttagagcacccgcatcgcgggtactcgaggagGTCCTCGAGGAGAGGCCGTGcgtcgaggagggcgatgcggcgtggagctcctcgaggactcctcgagttatcgagtatcctCGAAGCCGCGGAAgagatggcgcgtgcaatgcacgcgcccaatttaaaaaaaaaaaaaaaggaaaaattcgaAGTGAGTAAAGTCGATGGTGCCGGAGGGGCGACGCTTCGCCGGAGACGAGAGGGAGGAGGCGACGGTGactgaggaaaagggggagggAGACGATGGTTGTCGCCGGCACCTAGTCGGGCGgccggaggagaagagaggagagagggagagaaatctgattgtgtgtgtgtgcggcgGAAGAGGGGGTGAAGGAGAAAGAGGGTGGAATTTTGGGCCACttacttgggccgattttaattcaaGTCGGCCCTTTGTTTTACTTGGGCCACTTAATGAtattttaggttttttaaatttttatgtattttttttaggtgtttttaaatttttatgtattttttttatgttttaagtaattttaaattttatgtttaatccagtatttaaatatgcaatttaaattatgcaataaaatttaaatgaaaaacataaaatcaaaactaatattatcaagtaggctatcaaggaaccccaatgcagcactacctactcaataacacaaacactatcaagtaggctatcaaggaggctatcaaggaacccccaatgcggatgctcttaaaatcaaattcataaaagaaaaaaaaatgttgactTGGTTGCTCTTGAACATATGATCATAAATGTTTTTGTTGCACAACTAAACAAAAATCAACATAAATGGTCTCATAAAAGAACATTAAATaactatataatttaataatagcAAAGAAAATAGACACAATACGACAAAGACTTCCTTGTTTTATCCGAAATAAACTGGAGTTTGTCCCCATGAGAGAGATAAAGAAGgcagtaataattaattaaggaacCCCACAAATCAGCATCAAAGATAATGCAATCACCAACAACTGATCCCCACCACCCACACCAGTCCACTCCCCCATTTTTCCAACACAAGAAAATTAGTGCACATTACGTCCCTCTCCACTTCTAACCTAAACCAATCACCATCAACATATGTGGCATCCAATCCATTCCTACTTCTTGTCGCAAGCAAAacaatgaaatatcataatcacTCACTAACATTCATGAATTCATCACATTTGCTTAAAGAATCATGGAAACATGATACATGGGAAATATAATATTCGGATTTAACAGAATACAAAAGAACAATTGCCCAAACTGGGCTGGGTTTACTTTAGTACAGCCCCCGATATAACAAATGAAAACTCAGGTTGTAATAATCAATAAATGAGGTAAGGTTTTTTAATACAacttttttgaagaaaaaaattaaatttcagtTTACCAATAAGAACTCCCGAAGTCCATCATTGCTGCTGCTACCTTCGACTTGCACCTTTTCTTCCACGAGCCAAAAAAGAGCACAAAATTTTTTATATACTTCCTACACTTTTTGCTTGTCTAAGTGAGAATGAATTCAAGATCTGTTTCGCTAGACTATGAGCTGATCAAGTCGCATCTGATCGAGCCAAGCCCCTAAAACAGTGTTATCGACGGAGTCAGTTTGAGGGTGTGGTTTCAAACACTCACCGGATGGTGCAGCGCCAGAACTCGGGGCTGCGGGCTTCTCCATCATCTCAGGTGGTGATTCTTTGACAAGAGATTGCACCCACGACAAGTCGGGTTCTTCTCCATCAGCTACTCTGCGATCAAATGAGGATGATCTCTTCAAACCACCTTCATGGTCTGTGCCAACTGCCCAATCAACTTTCCCGTTCGCAGGTCCCCACTTAGACCATGCACTTGTTGGAGATCCCACAACAGAGGCACGGTTGGACCCAAGTTCCCGGGAGCTGATGCTGCgcatctgctgctgctgctgcctctCACGCTGAGCAAAATCTGAGAGACGGGCACTCATGGGGGATGCTGGCTCCAAGCTTCTTGGTGACATCCTTGGAGATGACACACCAAAAGAAGCCTGCAACAAAGGATGTTCAACATTTCTTGGAGAAAAAACATTAGTATTTATGGGTGATAAAATGTTTTGCTGCGGTTGGAACTGATTAAGAACAGCTGATTTATGTGAAGGAGAAAAAACACCAAAAGCCGCTGCCTGATCAGAAAGTCTTGGAGATGATGCGATCTCAGCAGAAAAAAGCTCTTCAAGATTGGAAGGAGTCAACCTTGCCTGGGAGCGGCCAGAACCCAACATAGCAGAATTAGGGCGTGGCTGTGAAAAACAagccatgtcatttaaaatcaGTTGCTGGGAATCATAATTCTGCAACATGTTAAGATCCTCAGGTGGAATATCGCGAGCACTGAGGGAAGATCTCAGGCGACTAGACTGCAGATTGCTACCAGGTAGACTGAGAGTGGGGACATTTGGTTGAGTCCAAGCTCCAGAAGATGAATGAGACATTCCATTTGCTGTAGGGGACAAGGTCTGATTGAATGCAGAAGGAGACATCACAGACTGTGATGTTGGGGAACCAGGCAAAAGGCTTAAGGCAGCAGCCAAGTCCATGAAGCTTGCTGTAGAGGCCACAGATCTTGGAGAAGGCACGCCGGATCCAGTAGAGACATACAGAGGACGAAGCTCTTCCTGGGTGTGCGCAAAAAAGCACACCTGTCTCGCACAGCTTGTGCCATCTTTGCACAGCCTTGTCCGATACTGAGCAGGGTGCAACCAGCATTCAAATACGCCATGAGCATACTCACACATATCCCCACGCCTACATGCACCCTTTCGAAAATCAGGGCAAGGGACACAGCTGTAGTGGTACTTCCGCGGGTCTCTTCTGCGGGCATTTTCTCCAGGGGTGAACAAAAGGGCATTCAGTCCAATCATGAGAATATGCCCTTGAACAAGGCCTGACCTTGAATGAGAACATGCGGAATTCATCAGTTGAGTAGATACTATTTCTAATATCTGGTAGAGATGGATCCACAAGATATTGTTTCTTCTCTGACACAGAATTAGACGCAGGATCGACAAACTTAGGAGCTGAGGGAGAAGATACAGAATCTGACAGCGAACACGTAGACCTGCTTTCTGGCGATGAAGACAGTACAGGGGAAGATGCATTTGAGCCAGATATGTTGACCCGTAAATTGCACTCACCAATAGACCCATCAGAAATGTTGTTCATGAGCAAGTCCTCAAGAGCAGCTTTAGCTCCAGGAAGTTTTGGAGGAACTACAATCACATCACCTGGACGCAAGCCACGGGAATCCTCAATATTGGGATCAGCACCAGCAGTTAACAGCAACTTCACAACATCAAATGCATGGATAGAACCTCCAAAAGCCGCACAATGGAGCGCAGTCCACTTATTGCCACCAcatgatttatttaaatcaactTCAGGCAACGCAACTATTAGCTTCAATACATCGACGCTACCATAAGTAGCGGCTACCATCAACGGAGTTCTTTCTTCCTGGCTGATCTGCTTTGAACCTTTCTTACGAACATACCAAAGTCCGGCCTCATCAACCACAGACAAATCAACCTCTATCAATCTCTTGAAAGACTCAATATCATTGTTGGCGGCAAATTCAAGCAAACTGGAGAGGGAATCATCAGTTTCTACAGATAAGTTGTTCAAATCCTTCTTGTTTGATTGGTTAATAGCTGCCCCGTGGGTCGTACAAGAATTTGGATTTGATTGCTCAGGCCCACTGCACATACTTCGATCAACTGCAAGTCAACCAATATCAATAACCATATGTAGAAGTTTAACATAAACTGTTTATAAAGTATACCAAAGACCTAACAAAAGACAGAAAAAGTAAAACAAGGATAGAACAAAAACAACATAATCAGCTAGCATTTGAAGTTGAACAAAAATCATTCAAAAGCATGCTTGTACTCATACTACAAAGATGAAAACAAAATACACTATCGAAGCAAAGTAACCTACGGTAAAATTATCTTATGTAAATTGAAGGGGAAGGGCAACCAATTTCATATCTCTATTCGTCCAGTTATAAGTCTGTAATACTTAAATTAGACAGAGACAAAGAAGCAAACCAAATTTATACTATGACTAGATGGAAGATACAGAGAGTTCCATTCATATATCATTAACGAGAAATGGAAAATAAGATCATCAAGAAGAGCAATCAATAAAGCAAGAAGTGCATATTAAGCTAAGCCACCTAAATAATATTCCCCGGAGTAAATAATAAAGTAGTAGTCGAGAAAAGAATCTACTTTTGCATTATAttcaaaaaaatgaataattccTATATGTATCTATAGCCCGCGAAAAACGAATCTTTATCCCGAAAAACATATATATTCACCAGATACATTCACCTGCATCAATAATTACCATCCACATAAACCAGAAGCGTTTGAATCTATCCACACAGAAAGATCGCAGAAAATGACTACAAATCAACATAGCAGGATGTGCATAATCACCTAAAATACAACGATTTGATTCAAAAACCAAGCCATTGCGAATCAAGTCCAAAAACTCATGAATAAAATGATTTCACTTGGAGAACAAACATAACTCCTAACCGAACTAACAAAATCTCAATTCACAGAATCGCAGATAAGTTCAGAGAATGAAGTCAACGACTACTCAGTCAGTAGCCAAACATATTAAGAAAGAAGCCAAAAAGGAATCAACTCACCTACGATCGCGAAAAACCGGAGCTTTCACCGGAGATCTGCAAATAGATCATGTCAGCCGCTCATTAATCAATCCAACGACAGAAAAGAAACAACGAACAGAAACAAGTCTGAAGCAGAAAAAGCGATCTTCATCGCAGAGATCAACTAGATAAACAAAAACGAAGGATAAAGACGAGGTTTTATGAAAGGATACATACAGATACAGGGtgagtgtatatatatatatatatgtatgagtTGGGGTGGAGAGAAGAAAAATCGAGAGAAAGCGAAATGAAGGGAAAGCTTTGTTTTGTTCTGCGCggtgtagagagagaaaatgtttTAGGT includes these proteins:
- the LOC131022221 gene encoding protein DETOXIFICATION 43 isoform X1 — protein: MSIYAHARNNSYELIAVGSSMGDENNAEVSAAGKWKFPVFVFFQDARNVLKRDELGREILRIAFPAALALAADPIASLIDTAFIGHLGAVEIGAVGVSIAIFNQASKVTIFPLVSITTSFVAQEDTVNRISDAHDLEKPPSDNNDNNNNNNSSSTTNIAIIDEKSNNINPHEGKGSKWKWESERRNIPSASTALVLGVVLGLIQTIFLVFLAKPLLNLMGVKTGSPMLEPAERYLTIRSLGAPAVLLSLAMQGIFRGFKDTKTPLYAIVVGDLTNIILDPIFIFVCRWGVAGAAIAHVLSQYLITLILFSKLATQIVMLPPSIKDLQLKRFLKNGFLLLARVIAVTICVTLAASLAARFGPTPMAAFQICLQVWLTSSLLADGLAVAGQAILACAFAEKDYQKATAAATRVLQMGFVLGLGLAVFVGVGLQFGSGIFSKDKNVIHMIAIGIPFVAATQPINTLAFVFDGVNFGASDFAYSAYSMVLVSIVSIGSLFLLSKTNGFIGIWFALTIYMGLRTFAGFWRMGTGTGPWRFLKGRSSS
- the LOC131022221 gene encoding protein DETOXIFICATION 43 isoform X2; translated protein: MGDENNAEVSAAGKWKFPVFVFFQDARNVLKRDELGREILRIAFPAALALAADPIASLIDTAFIGHLGAVEIGAVGVSIAIFNQASKVTIFPLVSITTSFVAQEDTVNRISDAHDLEKPPSDNNDNNNNNNSSSTTNIAIIDEKSNNINPHEGKGSKWKWESERRNIPSASTALVLGVVLGLIQTIFLVFLAKPLLNLMGVKTGSPMLEPAERYLTIRSLGAPAVLLSLAMQGIFRGFKDTKTPLYAIVVGDLTNIILDPIFIFVCRWGVAGAAIAHVLSQYLITLILFSKLATQIVMLPPSIKDLQLKRFLKNGFLLLARVIAVTICVTLAASLAARFGPTPMAAFQICLQVWLTSSLLADGLAVAGQAILACAFAEKDYQKATAAATRVLQMGFVLGLGLAVFVGVGLQFGSGIFSKDKNVIHMIAIGIPFVAATQPINTLAFVFDGVNFGASDFAYSAYSMVLVSIVSIGSLFLLSKTNGFIGIWFALTIYMGLRTFAGFWRMGTGTGPWRFLKGRSSS